In Actinoplanes derwentensis, the following proteins share a genomic window:
- a CDS encoding ABC transporter ATP-binding protein: MSDVLLRLTGVSVRHEVYDESGSMSHGVPRPVEVSAELRAGEVVLLLGPSGCGKSTLTLTANGLIPHVIGAEMDGTVTVAGTCTAASTVPELARDVAMVFQDPDAQIVTASLLDEVCFGPENLLVPVAEVLERAEEALRLVGLWDRRHDDPDILSGGGRQRLAIACALALRTPVLVLDEPTANLDPAGVEEVYRTLRAVAAGRDRAVLLVEHNLDAAIDFVDRVIVLDGAGRVVLDGPARAILTDHVDELLELGVWLPVATLAALRLRTAGVVLEPLPLTPAELATALDAVPVLPALRDNPRSTSRSETAISVRGLTVTRGRTAVLHDITVDIGAGEFVAMAGANGAGKTTLAQALAGVIPSRRVTITGPAGFVFQNPEHQFLTNRVDDELAYGTTAAARVEELLDRLDLRDLRAVHPFLLSGGQKRRLSVGAALVTRPRVLVLDEPTFGQDRARAAELLDLLGELHRDGTTVVVVSHDMHLIAEYATRLLVLDDGRVIADGTPAEIYTDTALLTRTGLCPPPLARAARTLARHPAWHTVTRLADLPALEPSR, translated from the coding sequence ATGTCCGATGTGCTGCTGCGGCTCACCGGTGTGTCCGTGCGGCACGAGGTGTACGACGAATCCGGTTCGATGAGTCACGGCGTGCCGCGCCCGGTGGAGGTGTCGGCCGAACTGCGGGCCGGCGAGGTGGTGCTGCTGCTCGGCCCGTCCGGCTGTGGCAAGTCGACACTCACCCTCACCGCGAACGGCCTGATCCCGCACGTGATCGGCGCCGAGATGGACGGCACGGTGACCGTCGCCGGCACCTGCACCGCCGCGAGCACCGTCCCCGAGCTGGCCCGCGACGTGGCGATGGTCTTCCAGGACCCGGACGCCCAGATCGTCACCGCCAGCCTGCTCGACGAGGTCTGCTTCGGCCCGGAGAACCTGCTGGTCCCGGTCGCCGAGGTGCTGGAGCGGGCCGAGGAGGCGCTCCGGCTGGTCGGCCTCTGGGACCGCCGGCACGACGACCCCGACATCCTCTCCGGCGGTGGCCGGCAACGGCTCGCGATCGCCTGCGCGCTCGCGTTGCGTACCCCGGTGCTGGTCCTCGACGAGCCGACCGCGAACCTCGACCCGGCCGGTGTCGAGGAGGTCTACCGGACGCTGCGGGCGGTCGCCGCCGGGCGGGACCGGGCGGTTCTGCTGGTCGAGCACAACCTCGACGCCGCCATCGACTTCGTGGACCGGGTGATCGTGCTGGACGGCGCGGGCCGGGTGGTGCTCGACGGCCCGGCCCGCGCGATCCTCACCGATCACGTCGACGAACTGCTCGAACTGGGCGTCTGGCTACCGGTCGCCACCCTGGCCGCGCTACGGCTGCGGACGGCCGGTGTCGTCCTGGAACCGCTGCCACTGACTCCGGCGGAGCTGGCGACCGCCCTGGACGCCGTGCCGGTGCTGCCCGCACTGCGGGACAACCCGAGATCAACGTCAAGGTCCGAGACCGCCATCTCGGTACGGGGTCTGACCGTCACGCGGGGCCGGACAGCAGTGCTCCACGACATCACCGTGGACATCGGCGCCGGGGAGTTCGTCGCCATGGCCGGAGCCAACGGGGCCGGCAAGACCACCCTGGCCCAGGCGCTCGCCGGAGTGATCCCCAGCAGGCGGGTCACGATCACCGGGCCGGCCGGTTTTGTCTTCCAGAACCCCGAGCACCAGTTCCTGACCAACCGGGTCGACGACGAACTGGCGTACGGCACGACCGCCGCCGCCCGCGTCGAGGAACTGCTCGACCGTCTGGACCTGCGCGACCTGCGGGCCGTACACCCGTTTCTGCTCTCCGGCGGGCAGAAACGGCGACTGTCGGTCGGCGCCGCCCTGGTGACCCGCCCTCGCGTACTGGTGCTCGACGAACCCACCTTCGGCCAGGACCGGGCCCGCGCCGCCGAACTGCTCGACCTGCTCGGCGAACTGCACCGCGACGGCACCACCGTGGTCGTGGTCAGCCACGACATGCACCTGATCGCGGAGTACGCCACCCGGCTGCTCGTGCTCGACGACGGCCGGGTGATCGCCGACGGCACGCCCGCCGAGATCTACACCGACACCGCACTGCTGACCCGGACCGGGTTGTGCCCGCCACCACTCGCCCGAGCCGCTCGTACCCTCGCCCGTCATCCGGCCTGGCACACCGTGACCCGCCTCGCCGACCTGCCCGCCCTGGAGCCGTCGCGGTGA
- a CDS encoding ECF transporter S component — translation MKRLTTRFLMACAAIGAATGVLLIPAFFVSFAISATVPLAYAAMAGVWLLGPVIALAVLRRPGAAVLTMLLAGIINIASPAGPSAIVTNLMIGVAMELGFLVTLYRIWRPWLFYLTALMFQTFYAISAYAYFGIDDMAVAGKAGFFVLLAVSTIVFVKIGLVIAKRLTVAGVARGIAPVSAARGTAPAGH, via the coding sequence ATGAAGAGATTGACCACCCGTTTCCTGATGGCGTGCGCGGCGATCGGCGCGGCCACCGGTGTGCTGCTGATACCGGCGTTCTTCGTGTCGTTCGCGATCTCGGCGACGGTTCCGCTGGCCTACGCGGCGATGGCCGGTGTGTGGCTGCTCGGCCCGGTGATCGCCCTGGCGGTGCTGCGCCGGCCGGGTGCCGCGGTGCTGACCATGCTGCTCGCCGGGATCATCAACATCGCCTCACCGGCCGGGCCGAGCGCCATCGTCACCAACCTGATGATCGGCGTCGCGATGGAGCTGGGCTTCCTGGTCACGCTCTACCGGATCTGGCGGCCCTGGCTGTTCTACCTGACCGCGCTGATGTTCCAGACCTTCTACGCGATCAGCGCGTACGCCTACTTCGGCATCGACGACATGGCCGTCGCCGGGAAGGCCGGTTTCTTCGTGCTGCTGGCCGTCAGCACGATCGTCTTCGTCAAGATCGGCCTGGTCATCGCGAAGCGGTTGACCGTGGCCGGAGTGGCCCGCGGCATCGCCCCGGTCTCAGCCGCCCGAGGAACCGCTCCCGCCGGACACTGA
- a CDS encoding site-specific DNA-methyltransferase, translated as MEKLPSATDPASRDVDRLADLFPLVVTEVTDAAGNLTRAIDFDLLREHLDGYVADGAPERYRLDWPGRRMAQRAAREPATGTLRPSRAESVDFDGTGNLFIEGDNLDVLKLLQEPFLGRIKVIYIDPPYNTGNDFIYDDDFSQTRAGYLAGSGQVDGVANPESGGRFHSRWLSMMYPRLALARDLLTDDGVVFVSIDDHEVDNLRKICAEIFGEQNFVAQIIWQKVYAPKNSARWFSEDHDYIVVFARNRERWQPRPLARTEAMEARYRNPDGDPRGPWKAENMSARNRYDAGVYPITTPSGRVIDGPPRGSYWRVSRQRFDELNDDDRIWWGAGGDNVPAVKRFLSEVSAGRTPQTLWPYDEVGHTQDAKRTLLRYVPFEHTANVLNSVKPVELVQRVLQLAGRPDDGDIVLDFFGGSATTAHAVLAQNRADGGNRRFISVQIPEPLPVAESGLSSIFEIGLTRVRNVVAEMGSGAGFRVLRWDSSNFAEIRTVPDDLAQDAVAEHADLVKADRTAEDLLFEVLIRSGLDPGLPISRTDGCLVVGADDLVACFEERIDPDVVRAIAGRRPVRAVFRDSAFAGDAARINAEQIFAELSPGTDVRAV; from the coding sequence GTGGAGAAGCTGCCGAGCGCCACCGACCCGGCGTCGCGCGATGTCGACCGGCTCGCCGACCTGTTCCCCCTAGTCGTCACCGAGGTGACCGACGCGGCCGGCAATCTGACCCGGGCCATCGACTTCGACCTGCTCAGAGAGCATCTTGACGGGTATGTGGCCGACGGCGCGCCGGAGCGTTACCGGTTGGACTGGCCGGGCCGGCGGATGGCGCAGCGGGCGGCGCGCGAGCCGGCGACCGGGACTCTACGGCCGTCGCGGGCCGAGTCGGTGGATTTCGACGGCACCGGAAATCTGTTCATCGAGGGCGACAACCTCGATGTGCTGAAGCTTCTCCAGGAGCCGTTTCTCGGGCGGATCAAGGTGATCTACATCGATCCGCCTTATAACACCGGCAACGATTTCATCTATGACGACGACTTCTCGCAGACCCGCGCGGGCTATCTGGCCGGGTCGGGTCAGGTGGACGGGGTCGCCAATCCGGAGTCGGGCGGGCGGTTCCATTCCCGGTGGCTGAGCATGATGTATCCGAGGCTCGCTCTGGCCCGGGATCTGCTCACCGACGACGGGGTCGTCTTCGTTTCGATCGACGATCACGAGGTCGACAATCTGCGTAAGATCTGCGCGGAGATCTTCGGCGAGCAGAACTTCGTGGCCCAGATCATCTGGCAGAAGGTGTACGCCCCGAAGAATTCGGCCCGCTGGTTCTCCGAGGATCACGACTACATCGTTGTCTTCGCCCGGAATCGGGAGCGCTGGCAGCCGCGTCCGCTGGCCCGCACGGAGGCGATGGAAGCGCGATACCGGAATCCGGACGGTGACCCGCGTGGCCCGTGGAAAGCCGAGAACATGTCGGCCCGCAACCGTTATGACGCCGGTGTCTACCCGATCACCACGCCGTCCGGGCGGGTCATCGACGGGCCGCCGCGCGGCAGTTACTGGCGTGTCTCCCGGCAGCGTTTCGACGAGCTGAACGACGACGATCGCATTTGGTGGGGCGCCGGTGGCGACAACGTGCCGGCAGTGAAACGCTTTTTGTCCGAGGTGTCGGCCGGCCGCACCCCGCAGACGCTCTGGCCCTATGACGAGGTCGGCCACACTCAGGACGCGAAGCGCACGCTGCTGCGGTACGTCCCGTTCGAGCACACCGCCAACGTCCTGAACTCCGTCAAACCGGTCGAGTTGGTGCAGCGTGTCCTTCAGCTCGCCGGGCGGCCCGATGACGGTGACATCGTGCTGGACTTCTTCGGCGGCAGCGCGACCACCGCGCACGCCGTTCTCGCGCAGAACCGGGCCGACGGCGGCAACCGACGGTTCATCAGCGTGCAGATCCCGGAGCCTCTGCCGGTGGCCGAGAGCGGCCTGTCGTCGATCTTCGAGATCGGGCTGACCCGGGTCCGCAACGTGGTGGCCGAGATGGGCTCGGGGGCTGGCTTCCGGGTCCTCCGTTGGGATTCGTCGAACTTCGCCGAGATACGGACAGTGCCGGACGACCTCGCCCAGGACGCCGTGGCCGAGCACGCGGACCTGGTCAAAGCGGACCGGACCGCCGAGGACCTGCTGTTCGAGGTGCTGATCAGATCCGGTCTCGACCCGGGCCTGCCGATCTCCCGCACAGACGGCTGCCTTGTTGTCGGCGCGGACGATCTGGTCGCCTGTTTCGAGGAGCGGATCGACCCGGACGTGGTGCGGGCGATCGCCGGACGGCGGCCGGTCCGGGCGGTCTTCCGGGACTCGGCGTTCGCCGGTGACGCGGCCCGCATCAACGCCGAGCAGATCTTCGCCGAGTTGTCGCCGGGTACCGACGTGAGAGCCGTCTGA
- a CDS encoding heme/hemin ABC transporter substrate-binding protein, protein MIRRTTVLALAAFLLLTSGCTTVSEVGPEDGTALAANCGATTAKLTEEDVDPLDPKPVPRLPVTVKSADGRDVTVKSADRILAVNLYGSLAEIVFSLGLGDRVIGRDTSTAFPAAAKLPLVTPQGHGLSAEAILKLNPTVLIADDSIGPATVLKQIRDSGIPVVIVDDEQTLEAIPAHIRAVAGALGVTEAGERLVTRVQSEIDTARKSAPKDGTPPRIVFLYVRGTAGVYLIGGEGAGSDAMIEAIGAVDAGSAAGLKKFRPLTSEGLINAAPDVILVMTEGLNSVGGVDGLLELPGVAQTPAGVNNRIVDMEDGVLLNFGARTGKAVEALAGAVYATCQ, encoded by the coding sequence ATGATCCGCCGTACGACAGTCCTCGCGCTCGCCGCGTTCCTGCTGCTCACCAGCGGTTGCACCACGGTCAGTGAGGTCGGCCCGGAGGACGGCACGGCTCTCGCCGCGAACTGTGGCGCCACGACGGCGAAACTGACCGAGGAAGACGTCGACCCACTCGACCCGAAACCCGTCCCCCGGCTGCCGGTCACCGTGAAATCCGCCGACGGCCGCGACGTCACGGTGAAGTCGGCCGACCGGATCCTGGCCGTCAACCTCTACGGCTCGCTGGCCGAGATCGTCTTCAGCCTCGGCCTCGGTGACCGGGTGATCGGCCGGGACACCTCGACGGCGTTCCCGGCGGCGGCGAAACTCCCGCTGGTCACGCCGCAAGGCCACGGCCTGTCGGCGGAGGCGATCCTCAAGCTGAACCCGACCGTGCTGATCGCCGACGACAGTATCGGCCCGGCCACCGTGCTCAAACAGATCCGGGACTCCGGCATCCCGGTCGTCATCGTCGACGACGAGCAGACCCTGGAGGCGATCCCGGCGCACATCCGCGCGGTCGCCGGTGCGCTCGGTGTCACCGAGGCCGGGGAACGGCTGGTCACCCGCGTGCAGTCGGAGATCGACACGGCCCGGAAGTCAGCGCCGAAAGACGGCACGCCGCCGCGGATCGTGTTCCTCTACGTGCGGGGTACGGCCGGGGTCTACCTGATCGGTGGCGAGGGGGCCGGCTCCGACGCGATGATCGAGGCGATCGGCGCCGTCGACGCGGGCAGCGCGGCCGGCCTGAAGAAGTTCCGGCCACTGACCAGCGAAGGCCTGATCAACGCGGCACCGGACGTGATCCTGGTGATGACCGAGGGACTCAACTCGGTCGGCGGAGTGGACGGGCTGCTCGAACTGCCCGGCGTCGCGCAGACTCCGGCCGGAGTGAACAACCGGATCGTCGACATGGAGGACGGCGTGCTGCTCAACTTCGGGGCGCGCACCGGCAAAGCCGTGGAAGCGCTGGCCGGGGCGGTCTACGCGACGTGCCAGTGA
- a CDS encoding flavin reductase family protein, translated as MFSDIDTETGQRFKDAFRRYPTGVAVIAAAGPVGLTASSVASVAAHPPALSFSVMDGTSARAILAAPSLTVNLLSAAHLDLARDFARSGGPRFTPEQGWETLPTGEPFLPGALASLRIAPLHLVPVGASTVVVAGVLQVLLGPPGGRLVHHDRTFFGEDI; from the coding sequence GTGTTCAGCGACATCGACACCGAGACCGGCCAACGGTTCAAGGACGCCTTCCGCCGCTATCCCACCGGGGTGGCGGTGATCGCCGCGGCCGGACCGGTGGGCCTGACCGCCTCCAGCGTCGCGTCGGTGGCCGCCCACCCGCCGGCCCTGTCCTTCTCGGTGATGGACGGCACCTCGGCCCGGGCGATCCTCGCGGCGCCGAGTCTCACGGTGAATCTGCTGAGCGCGGCGCACCTCGACCTGGCCCGCGACTTCGCCCGCTCCGGCGGTCCCCGGTTCACCCCGGAGCAGGGCTGGGAGACGCTGCCCACCGGCGAGCCGTTCCTGCCCGGCGCCCTGGCGAGCCTGCGGATCGCACCCCTGCACCTGGTGCCTGTCGGCGCATCGACGGTGGTCGTCGCCGGAGTGCTCCAGGTTCTGCTCGGGCCGCCGGGCGGACGGCTCGTGCACCACGACCGCACCTTCTTCGGAGAAGACATCTGA
- a CDS encoding MerR family transcriptional regulator translates to MAQSDDMFGDDDYPAYTMGRAAEITGASQDFLRRLGEAKLIVPIRSGGGHRRYSKYQLRLAARAREMVDEGIALEAACRIIILEDQLEEALRQNEEHQRRLNSAD, encoded by the coding sequence ATGGCCCAATCCGACGATATGTTCGGAGACGACGACTATCCTGCCTACACGATGGGCCGCGCCGCGGAGATCACTGGCGCATCGCAGGACTTCCTGCGGCGGCTCGGCGAAGCGAAACTGATAGTCCCGATCCGTTCCGGCGGCGGTCACCGGCGCTACTCGAAGTACCAGTTGCGTCTAGCCGCACGAGCGCGGGAGATGGTCGACGAGGGCATCGCCCTGGAAGCGGCCTGCCGCATCATCATCCTTGAGGATCAGCTCGAAGAAGCCCTCCGCCAGAACGAGGAACACCAGCGCAGACTGAATTCTGCCGACTGA
- a CDS encoding energy-coupling factor transporter transmembrane component T: protein MTASILSLRSYNPVVKVLAPVPAMIVAGLSRDLWTPAALAVSALVLLLAFGGLRGRVLLWTLAGPPLLVVVLTLSFGVWTDPSKADDWRGALEIGLATGLRVVAVLMLALIAGLTTEGTDLVRSMITHLRMPYRIGYAGFAAMRFVPRFRRDLEIIRLAHRVRGVHGGRGPVATTRRYSGYVVPLLAGAMRHGDRVSLAMEARGFGAYPARTERRHVPLRGRDAVLAIGLLLLCLVPHLSGVLG, encoded by the coding sequence GTGACCGCCTCGATCCTGTCGCTGCGCTCCTACAACCCGGTTGTCAAAGTGCTGGCCCCGGTGCCGGCGATGATCGTCGCCGGGCTGTCCCGGGACCTGTGGACACCGGCCGCCCTCGCGGTGTCCGCCCTGGTCCTGCTGCTGGCCTTCGGCGGGCTGCGGGGCCGGGTGCTGCTGTGGACGCTGGCCGGCCCGCCGCTGCTGGTCGTGGTGCTGACGCTGTCGTTCGGGGTGTGGACCGACCCGTCGAAGGCCGACGACTGGCGGGGTGCCCTGGAGATCGGGCTGGCGACCGGACTGCGGGTGGTCGCGGTACTGATGCTCGCGCTGATCGCCGGGCTCACCACCGAGGGCACCGACCTGGTCCGTTCGATGATCACGCACCTGCGGATGCCGTACCGGATCGGTTACGCCGGGTTCGCCGCGATGCGGTTCGTGCCCCGGTTCCGGCGCGACCTGGAGATCATCCGGCTGGCGCACCGGGTGCGCGGAGTGCACGGCGGCCGCGGTCCGGTGGCCACCACCCGGCGTTACAGCGGGTACGTGGTGCCGCTGCTGGCCGGGGCGATGCGGCACGGCGATCGGGTGTCGCTGGCGATGGAGGCCCGAGGCTTCGGCGCGTACCCGGCGCGCACCGAACGCAGGCATGTCCCGTTACGGGGCCGGGACGCCGTACTCGCGATCGGTCTTCTTCTTCTCTGCCTTGTTCCTCACCTTTCTGGAGTCCTCGGATGA
- a CDS encoding FecCD family ABC transporter permease yields the protein MGLATALTVICLVAAGKGQVPISPAEVAGSVLHRLGLNIGPLPSAVQGENALWLVRFPRVALAVIVGAALGCAGALMQGVFGNPLAEPGVVGVSAGAAVGAAAAIVTGITVAGIWTTAAAAFLGGIVTTLVVYAMSRSQGRTEVVTLVLTGVAVNATAGALLGLLMFMTDDDGVRAIAFWQLGSLAQATWGAVAVAGPCAAAGLIVSGFIARRIDLLALGERPARHLGVDTERLRIIAIVVTALLTASAVAFTGIISFVGLVVPHLIRMAAGPGHRILIPASALGGAVVVVTGDLIARTAIEYQELPLGVLTAVVGGPAFFWLLRRTRSRAGGWG from the coding sequence GTGGGTCTGGCCACCGCTCTCACGGTGATCTGCCTGGTCGCGGCCGGGAAAGGGCAGGTGCCGATCTCGCCGGCCGAGGTCGCCGGGTCGGTGCTGCACCGGCTCGGGCTGAACATCGGGCCACTGCCGTCGGCGGTGCAGGGCGAGAACGCGCTGTGGCTGGTCCGGTTCCCGCGGGTGGCGCTCGCGGTGATCGTCGGCGCGGCCCTGGGCTGCGCCGGAGCGCTGATGCAGGGCGTGTTCGGCAACCCGCTGGCCGAACCGGGCGTAGTGGGGGTCTCGGCCGGGGCCGCGGTCGGTGCGGCGGCGGCGATCGTCACCGGAATCACCGTCGCCGGGATCTGGACCACCGCGGCAGCTGCCTTCCTCGGCGGCATCGTGACCACCCTGGTCGTCTACGCGATGTCCCGCTCGCAGGGCCGCACCGAGGTCGTCACCCTGGTCCTGACCGGGGTGGCGGTGAACGCGACGGCCGGCGCCCTGCTCGGCCTGCTGATGTTCATGACCGATGACGACGGGGTTCGGGCGATCGCGTTCTGGCAGCTCGGCAGCCTCGCGCAAGCTACCTGGGGCGCGGTCGCGGTGGCCGGGCCGTGCGCGGCCGCCGGACTGATCGTGTCCGGGTTCATCGCCCGCCGCATCGACCTCCTGGCCCTCGGCGAACGCCCGGCCCGGCACCTTGGCGTCGACACCGAACGGCTGCGGATCATCGCGATCGTGGTGACGGCGCTGCTCACCGCATCGGCGGTGGCCTTCACCGGAATCATCAGCTTCGTCGGCCTGGTGGTGCCGCACCTGATCCGGATGGCCGCCGGGCCGGGGCACCGGATTCTGATCCCGGCGAGCGCGCTGGGCGGGGCGGTGGTCGTGGTGACCGGGGATCTGATCGCCCGGACTGCGATCGAGTACCAGGAACTGCCGCTGGGGGTGCTGACCGCGGTGGTCGGCGGGCCGGCGTTCTTCTGGCTGCTGCGGCGGACCCGGTCACGGGCAGGAGGCTGGGGATGA
- a CDS encoding heme ABC transporter ATP-binding protein, which produces MRAVSVSVSLGGRRVVDDVDLHVGPGEVVALVGPNGAGKSSLLAALAGDLSCTGEIEIGDRSLSAWKPVELARRRAVLPQKAALSFPFTVGEVVRMGRAPWHGRPESADDEDAVVEAMRLTETAGFAARPFPELSGGEQARVALARVLAQRTPVLLLDEPTAALDLRHQELVLRTVRERSVAGVAVVVVLHDLGLAAAYADRAYVLAAGRVRAVGPPREVFTAELLGDVYQHEVEVFDHPRTGAPMVVPRR; this is translated from the coding sequence ATGAGGGCCGTCTCTGTCTCGGTGAGCCTCGGCGGACGCCGGGTGGTCGACGACGTCGATCTGCATGTCGGTCCGGGTGAGGTCGTCGCCCTGGTCGGCCCGAACGGGGCCGGCAAGTCCAGCCTGCTCGCCGCGCTCGCCGGGGACCTCTCCTGCACTGGCGAGATAGAGATCGGCGATCGTTCGCTGTCCGCGTGGAAACCGGTGGAACTGGCCCGGCGCCGTGCGGTGCTGCCACAGAAGGCCGCGCTGTCGTTTCCGTTCACGGTCGGTGAGGTGGTCCGGATGGGCCGGGCGCCGTGGCACGGGCGGCCGGAGAGCGCCGACGACGAGGACGCGGTGGTCGAGGCGATGCGGCTGACCGAGACGGCCGGGTTCGCGGCCCGGCCGTTCCCGGAACTGTCCGGGGGTGAGCAGGCGCGGGTGGCGCTGGCCCGGGTGCTGGCCCAGCGCACCCCGGTGCTGTTGCTGGACGAGCCGACCGCGGCCCTGGACCTGCGACATCAGGAGCTGGTGCTGCGGACGGTCCGGGAACGATCAGTCGCGGGTGTGGCGGTCGTGGTGGTGCTGCACGATCTGGGGCTGGCCGCGGCGTACGCCGATCGGGCCTATGTCCTGGCGGCCGGCCGGGTTCGCGCTGTCGGGCCGCCCCGGGAAGTGTTCACCGCTGAACTGCTCGGGGACGTGTATCAGCACGAGGTGGAAGTTTTCGATCATCCGCGGACCGGTGCGCCGATGGTAGTACCGAGGCGCTGA
- a CDS encoding DEAD/DEAH box helicase family protein translates to MRLRFKVQEFQTEAVAAVVDCFAGQPRYPGGVRNAPIALGEGRLLANVRAVQDRAGLPLSEALAGGDVPNLDVEMETGTGKTYVYIRTIMELHRRYGWSRFIVVVPGVAIREGVLKTFAVTADHFQQLYGTRPRCFAYDSSALHELDRFRSGAGVQVMIINLQAFNSASRENRRIYEELDGFQSRRPIDVISAARPVVVIDEPQRIGSARSLESLSRFGPLLVLRYSATHRVRHDLVHRLDAAEAYREKLVKRIAVIGVDGVAGPAKRRLQIREVIRAHLEKERELHGRGVKVLSLFFIDQVVKYRDYRRADQLGEYARMFAAEYAALTSGEPDGPYRRYLASIPVERTHQGYFAVDRRTGRQVDGRASDVDAYDLILRDRERLLSLSEPVRFVFSHSALREGWDNPNVFVIGILKSGEGGVSRRQEIGRGLRLAVAQDGQRLDDPATVHEINELTVVTDESYAAFVAGLQRESWTGEVIDGRQLTKISLNANFRRYDFQDALSRISPRVVYRVEFDSSLLIRRCVEAADARLSVESAQHVVQSNQHVAIFPYKSGEAVDLVGAIADRTRLTRRTVGTILTRLRTATFALYRANPDHFIIATAELINQEKSGLITESVSYQVIDGQHEIFGGRSPRLDVSRAGPRLAKHVYDHLGTGSAFARELEARDDILVYARLPGDFAVPTPLGDHHPGWLIVLTDRIVVTAGDDDPARIACARRWAETLDGVTFSASVLPSAHRSADDRKLPPRADTRPRAVQR, encoded by the coding sequence GTGCGGCTGCGGTTCAAGGTGCAGGAGTTCCAGACCGAGGCGGTGGCCGCGGTGGTGGACTGTTTCGCTGGTCAGCCCCGGTATCCGGGGGGTGTTCGGAACGCGCCGATCGCACTGGGCGAGGGGCGGCTGCTGGCCAACGTGCGGGCGGTGCAGGACCGGGCCGGGCTGCCGCTCTCCGAGGCTCTGGCCGGCGGCGACGTCCCGAACCTGGATGTCGAGATGGAAACCGGCACCGGCAAGACCTACGTCTACATCCGGACGATCATGGAACTGCACCGGCGGTACGGCTGGTCCCGGTTCATCGTGGTGGTGCCGGGGGTGGCGATCCGGGAGGGAGTGCTGAAGACGTTCGCGGTGACTGCTGATCATTTTCAGCAGCTGTACGGCACGCGGCCCCGCTGTTTCGCCTATGACTCGTCGGCTCTGCACGAACTGGACCGGTTCCGCTCCGGTGCCGGCGTCCAAGTCATGATCATCAACTTGCAGGCGTTCAACTCGGCCTCCCGCGAGAACCGCCGCATCTACGAGGAACTCGACGGCTTCCAGTCGCGCCGCCCGATCGACGTGATCAGCGCGGCCCGTCCGGTTGTCGTGATCGACGAACCGCAGCGGATCGGCTCGGCCCGTTCGCTGGAGTCGCTGAGCCGGTTCGGGCCGCTGCTGGTGCTGCGCTATTCGGCCACCCACCGGGTCCGGCACGATCTGGTGCACCGGCTGGACGCCGCTGAGGCCTACCGCGAGAAGCTGGTCAAACGGATCGCGGTGATCGGAGTCGACGGAGTGGCCGGGCCGGCGAAACGGCGGCTGCAGATCCGGGAGGTGATCCGTGCCCACCTGGAGAAAGAGAGGGAACTGCACGGCCGGGGTGTCAAAGTGCTGTCGCTGTTCTTCATCGATCAGGTGGTGAAGTATCGCGATTACCGTCGTGCCGACCAACTCGGTGAGTACGCCCGGATGTTCGCCGCTGAATACGCCGCGCTGACCTCGGGCGAGCCGGACGGGCCGTATCGCCGGTATCTCGCCTCGATTCCGGTCGAGCGGACCCATCAGGGCTATTTTGCGGTCGACCGGAGGACCGGGCGGCAGGTCGACGGGCGCGCCTCCGATGTGGATGCTTATGACCTGATTCTGCGGGATCGGGAGCGGCTGTTGTCGCTATCCGAGCCGGTCCGTTTTGTCTTCTCGCACTCGGCGCTCCGGGAGGGCTGGGACAATCCGAATGTTTTCGTGATCGGTATCCTCAAAAGCGGCGAGGGTGGTGTCTCGCGGCGTCAGGAAATCGGTCGTGGGCTACGGCTAGCCGTAGCTCAGGACGGTCAACGGCTTGACGATCCGGCCACCGTGCACGAGATCAACGAACTGACAGTGGTCACTGACGAGTCTTATGCGGCATTTGTCGCCGGGCTGCAACGGGAGTCCTGGACCGGCGAGGTGATCGACGGCCGACAGCTCACCAAAATCTCTTTAAATGCCAATTTCCGCCGGTACGATTTTCAAGACGCCCTGTCCCGGATCAGTCCCCGGGTCGTGTACCGAGTCGAGTTCGACTCCAGCCTGCTGATCAGGCGTTGTGTCGAGGCGGCGGATGCTCGGCTGTCGGTGGAGTCGGCGCAGCATGTGGTGCAGTCAAACCAACATGTAGCGATATTTCCGTACAAGTCGGGTGAAGCTGTTGACCTCGTCGGAGCGATCGCCGACCGCACCCGGCTCACCCGCCGCACCGTCGGCACGATCCTGACCCGGCTCCGCACGGCCACCTTCGCGCTCTACCGAGCAAACCCCGATCACTTCATCATCGCCACCGCCGAGCTGATCAACCAAGAGAAGTCCGGCTTGATCACGGAGAGCGTCAGCTACCAGGTGATCGACGGGCAGCACGAGATCTTCGGCGGCCGGTCCCCACGACTCGACGTCAGCCGGGCCGGGCCCCGGCTCGCCAAACACGTCTACGACCACCTCGGCACCGGTTCGGCGTTCGCCCGCGAGTTGGAGGCCCGCGACGACATCCTGGTCTACGCGCGACTGCCCGGCGACTTCGCCGTCCCGACTCCGCTCGGTGACCACCACCCGGGCTGGCTGATCGTCCTCACCGACCGGATCGTGGTGACCGCCGGTGACGACGACCCGGCCCGGATCGCGTGCGCCAGGCGCTGGGCCGAGACCCTCGACGGGGTCACGTTCAGCGCCTCGGTACTACCATCGGCGCACCGGTCCGCGGATGATCGAAAACTTCCACCTCGTGCTGATACACGTCCCCGAGCAGTTCAGCGGTGA